The following are encoded together in the Equus przewalskii isolate Varuska chromosome 14, EquPr2, whole genome shotgun sequence genome:
- the SOCS5 gene encoding suppressor of cytokine signaling 5, with product MDKVGKMWNNFKYRCQNLFSHEGGSRSENMDMNSSRCSSVKERNPGVGDSGPQQHSSPLRESVAFQLGLSPSKTSSRRNQNCAAEIPQIVEISIEKDNDSCVTPGTRLARRDSYSRHAPWGGKKKHSCSTKTQSSLDTDKKFGRTRSGLQRRERRYGVSSMHDMDSISSRTVGSRSLRQRLQDTVGLCFPMRTYNKQSKPLFSNKRKIHLSELMLEKCPFPAGSDLAQKWHLIKQHTAPVSPHSTFFDTFDPSLVSTEDEEDRLRERRRLSIEEGVDPPPNAQIHTFEATAQVNPLYKLGPKLAPGMTEISGDSSAIPQANCDSEEDTTTLCLQSRRQKQRQVSGDSHAHVSRQGAWKVHTQIDYIHCLVPDLLQITGNPCYWGVMDRYEAEALLEGKPEGTFLLRDSAQEDYLFSVSFRRYNRSLHARIEQWNHNFSFDAHDPCVFHSSTVTGLLEHYKDPSSCMFFEPLLTISLNRTFPFSLQYICRAVICRCTTYDGIDGLPLPSMLQDFLKEYHYKQKVRVRWLEREPVKAK from the coding sequence ATGGATAAAGTGGGGAAAATGTGGAATAACTTCAAATacaggtgccagaacctcttCAGTCATGAGGGAGGAAGCCGCAGTGAAAATATGGACATGAACTCCAGCAGGTGTTCGTCTGTCAAGGAGAGAAACCCGGGCGTAGGAGACTCAGGCCCTCAGCAGCACAGCAGTCCCCTGCGAGAAAGTGTCGCCTTCCAGCTGGGACTAAGCCCTTCAAAGACTTCTTCAAGGAGAAACCAAAACTGTGCCGCTGAAATTCCTCAGATTGTGGAAATAAGCATTGAAAAGGATAATGATTCCTGTGTCACCCCAGGAACAAGACTTGCCAGAAGAGATTCCTACTCGCGACATGCTCCATGGGGTGGGAAGAAAAAACATTCCTGTTCTACAAAGACACAAAGTTCATTGGATACCGATAAAAAATTTGGTAGAACTCGAAGCGGACTTCAAAGGAGAGAGAGGCGCTACGGCGTAAGCTCCATGCACGATATGGACAGCATTTCCAGCAGAACCGTGGGAAGTCGCTCTCTGAGACAGAGGTTGCAGGATACTGTGGGCTTGTGTTTTCCCATGAGGACTTACAACAAGCAGTCAAAACCCCTCTTttctaataaaaggaaaatccacCTTTCTGAGTTAATGCTTGAGAAATGCCCTTTTCCTGCTGGCTCAGATTTAGCCCAGAAATGGCATTTGATTAAACAGCATACAGCCCCCGTGAGCCCACATTCAACATTTTTTGATACATTCGATCCATCCTTGGTCTCTACAGAAGATGAAGAAGATAGGCTTAGAGAGAGAAGGCGGCTTAGTATTGAAGAAGGGGTTGACCCCCCTCCCAATGCACAAATACATACATTTGAAGCCACTGCACAGGTTAATCCGTTATATAAACTGGGACCAAAGTTAGCTCCTGGAATGACTGAAATAAGTGGGGACAGTTCTGCAATTCCACAGGCTAATTGTGACTCAGAAGAGGACACAACCACCCTGTGTTTGCAGTCGCGTAGGCAGAAGCAACGTCAGGTGTCTGGAGACAGCCATGCGCATGTTAGCAGACAGGGAGCGTGGAAAGTGCATACGCAGATTGATTACATACACTGCCTCGTGCCCGATTTGCTTCAGATTACAGGTAATCCCTGTTACTGGGGAGTGATGGACCGTTATGAAGCAGAAGCCCTTCTCGAAGGGAAGCCTGAAGGCACATTTTTGCTCAGGGACTCTGCGCAAGAGGACTACCTCTTCTCTGTGAGCTTCCGTCGCTACAACAGATCCCTGCATGCCCGGATCGAACAGTGGAATCACAACTTTAGTTTTGATGCTCATGACCCGTGTGTATTTCACTCCTCCACCGTAACAGGACTTTTGGAACATTATAAAGATCCCAGTTCTTGCATGTTTTTTGAACCATTGCTTACTATATCACTAAACAGGACTTTCCCTTTTAGCCTGCAGTATATCTGCCGTGCAGTAATCTGCAGATGCACTACATATGATGGAATTGATGGGCTCCCTTTGCCATCAATGttgcaggattttttaaaagagtatcaTTATAAGCAAAAAGTTAGAGTTCGCTGGTTAGAACGAGAACCAGTCAAGGCAAAGTAA